A genome region from Streptomyces xanthophaeus includes the following:
- a CDS encoding isocitrate lyase/PEP mutase family protein has product MTTHVDLAAKATAFAALHTPAAPLALANAWDVASARIVAAAGAPAVATTSAGVAWSLGSPDGDALARDRALDLVARVVAAVPAVPVTADIEGGFGADPAAVGETVTGVLDAGAVGINIEDGHRDPAEQIERLAAARAAADAAGVPLYINARIDTYLRGFGEDATRLDDTLARAAAYLRAGATGIFVPGVLDPATVAELAKGIDAPLNILLGPDAPTVAAFGALGVSRVSLGSWVAEAAYAVVRRAAEELLSEGTYGALAHSLPYGELNDLLKG; this is encoded by the coding sequence ATGACCACCCATGTTGATCTCGCCGCCAAGGCCACCGCGTTCGCGGCCCTGCACACCCCCGCCGCCCCGCTCGCCCTCGCCAACGCCTGGGACGTGGCAAGCGCCCGCATCGTCGCGGCCGCCGGCGCCCCCGCCGTCGCCACCACCAGCGCCGGCGTCGCCTGGTCCCTCGGCTCCCCCGACGGCGACGCCCTGGCGCGGGACCGGGCCCTCGACCTCGTCGCCCGCGTGGTCGCCGCCGTCCCGGCCGTGCCCGTCACCGCCGACATCGAGGGCGGCTTCGGCGCCGACCCGGCCGCCGTGGGCGAGACCGTGACCGGGGTCCTCGACGCCGGCGCGGTCGGCATCAACATCGAGGACGGGCACCGCGACCCCGCCGAGCAGATCGAGCGCCTGGCCGCGGCCCGCGCCGCGGCCGACGCCGCCGGGGTCCCGCTGTACATCAACGCCCGCATCGACACCTACCTCCGGGGCTTCGGCGAGGACGCCACCCGCCTGGACGACACGCTCGCCCGCGCCGCCGCGTACCTGCGGGCCGGAGCCACCGGCATCTTCGTGCCCGGCGTCCTCGACCCGGCCACCGTCGCCGAGCTCGCCAAGGGCATCGACGCGCCCCTCAACATCCTGCTCGGCCCGGACGCCCCGACCGTCGCCGCCTTCGGCGCCCTCGGCGTCTCCCGCGTCAGCCTCGGCTCCTGGGTCGCCGAAGCCGCGTACGCCGTGGTCCGCCGCGCCGCCGAGGAGCTGCTCTCGGAGGGCACCTACGGGGCGCTCGCGCACTCCCTCCCCTACGGCGAGCTGAACGACCTGCTCAAGGGGTGA
- a CDS encoding EamA family transporter, which produces MSTSTPVDGKASGPATATARGRIPGAVWAALAVVYVVWGSTYLGIRIVVATMPPFLSAGARFITAGLLLSAVVAWRYGPAALRATRAQLGSAALVGLLLILGGNGLVVLAETSVPSGLAALLVAAVPMWVVVLRTSTGDRPPSRTLAGVLVGLAGLAVLTSPGLSGEVRLSGVLLVVAASVLWSLGSFSAPRLKLPANPFTGSAYQMFAGGVAAVVVGLLRGEHRGLDPAAFSTASWLALGYLTVVGSLVGFTAYVWLLQAAPLSLVSTYAYVNPVVAVALGTLILDEALTWPILVGGAIVVAAVGVIVRTERKK; this is translated from the coding sequence ATGAGCACCTCAACGCCGGTCGACGGCAAGGCCTCCGGACCGGCCACCGCCACCGCCCGCGGCAGGATCCCGGGTGCGGTCTGGGCCGCCCTCGCCGTCGTCTACGTCGTCTGGGGCTCGACCTACCTCGGCATCCGGATCGTCGTCGCGACCATGCCGCCCTTCCTCTCCGCCGGAGCCCGGTTCATCACCGCCGGCCTGCTGCTGTCCGCCGTCGTCGCCTGGCGGTACGGTCCGGCCGCGCTGCGGGCCACCCGCGCGCAGCTCGGCTCGGCGGCCCTGGTCGGGCTGCTGCTGATCCTCGGCGGGAACGGCCTGGTGGTCCTCGCCGAGACCTCGGTGCCGTCGGGCCTTGCCGCGCTGCTGGTGGCGGCGGTGCCGATGTGGGTGGTGGTGCTCCGGACGAGCACCGGGGACCGTCCCCCGTCGCGCACCCTGGCCGGGGTGCTGGTGGGTCTCGCCGGGCTCGCGGTGCTGACCAGCCCGGGGCTCAGCGGCGAGGTGCGGCTGTCGGGGGTGCTGCTGGTCGTGGCGGCTTCGGTGCTGTGGTCGCTGGGCTCGTTCTCGGCGCCGCGGCTGAAGCTTCCGGCCAACCCCTTCACGGGCAGCGCCTACCAGATGTTCGCGGGCGGGGTCGCCGCCGTGGTCGTGGGCCTGCTGCGCGGCGAGCACCGCGGCCTGGACCCGGCGGCGTTCTCCACCGCCTCCTGGCTGGCCCTCGGCTATCTGACGGTCGTCGGCTCGCTCGTCGGTTTCACGGCGTACGTGTGGCTGCTCCAGGCCGCGCCGCTGTCGCTGGTGTCCACGTACGCGTACGTCAATCCGGTCGTGGCCGTGGCGCTCGGCACGCTGATCCTCGACGAGGCCCTGACCTGGCCGATCCTGGTCGGCGGGGCGATCGTCGTGGCGGCGGTGGGCGTGATCGTCCGTACCGAGCGGAAGAAGTAG
- a CDS encoding trypsin-like serine peptidase, with protein sequence MSTVVKGASAAAAAGLAAVFAVAFLEVPGERPVLPFPTVGVLMAAGEHWCTASVVDSPGGNVVATAAHCVAPAGEDGQPGEVAHDGLAIGELSFAPAFSGEGAGTQPLGVWKVKSIHVDDRWTKWGEDTADFAFLTIEPDEDGRSIQDAVGGGAEAPKPEWTSGYERDVTVVGYPESEHNPQNKPVSCTTQTRHDEDDPDMLYMSCAGFWTGTSGSPWIADRGGPDRAGHLIGVLSGGDTDVDSTAALFDEHAKALYERAARG encoded by the coding sequence GTGAGCACGGTGGTGAAGGGGGCGTCGGCGGCCGCCGCGGCGGGGCTCGCGGCGGTGTTCGCCGTCGCGTTCCTCGAGGTGCCCGGCGAGCGTCCGGTGCTCCCCTTCCCCACCGTCGGCGTACTCATGGCGGCCGGCGAGCACTGGTGCACGGCGAGCGTCGTCGACAGCCCCGGGGGCAACGTCGTCGCCACCGCCGCGCACTGCGTGGCCCCCGCGGGCGAGGACGGGCAGCCGGGCGAGGTGGCCCACGACGGGCTGGCCATCGGTGAGCTCTCCTTCGCCCCGGCCTTCTCCGGCGAGGGCGCCGGCACCCAGCCGCTGGGGGTGTGGAAGGTCAAGTCGATCCACGTGGACGACCGCTGGACGAAATGGGGTGAGGACACCGCCGACTTCGCCTTCCTCACCATCGAGCCGGACGAGGACGGGCGCAGCATCCAGGACGCGGTCGGCGGCGGCGCCGAGGCCCCGAAGCCCGAGTGGACCTCGGGATACGAACGGGACGTGACCGTCGTCGGCTACCCGGAGTCCGAGCACAACCCGCAGAACAAGCCCGTCTCCTGCACCACCCAGACCCGCCACGACGAGGACGACCCCGACATGCTCTACATGAGCTGCGCCGGGTTCTGGACGGGGACCAGCGGCAGCCCCTGGATCGCGGACCGGGGCGGGCCGGACCGCGCCGGGCACCTGATCGGGGTGCTGAGCGGCGGGGACACGGACGTGGACTCCACGGCCGCGCTCTTCGACGAGCACGCGAAAGCCCTGTACGAGCGGGCCGCCCGGGGCTGA
- a CDS encoding alpha/beta hydrolase: MILISGGLALTLAGGGTAAYKYGLFSDIGDPVSFGQAQEKAGAAAELPPEVQMPTGPKASFVRTSRLPDGTQIGRTTLTGKKSGFTGDVWVWVPKEYDDPRYAKSGFPVLISLPGGRGYPTNYWGTGPGLGLQKAVSDGAKAGTSLPFILIMPVHNADTKHHFDASDIPGQPKMGTWMVEDIPDFTKANFRTFTSRDGWAFMGSSAGGFGAFKHVLKHPDRFKAAIASGVDIVPDSPLWQGNTQAMDADNPEKLAAKLIAAGGPDVYINFQIGTAESGRDKAEKFMNDFGKGPVHTSLQVIQDGEHNGKSYVRGMREGSLEWISKVMKGPTPDPGVR; the protein is encoded by the coding sequence ATGATCCTGATCAGCGGCGGGCTCGCGCTCACCCTCGCCGGGGGCGGAACGGCAGCGTACAAATACGGCCTCTTCTCGGACATAGGGGATCCGGTCTCCTTCGGCCAGGCCCAGGAGAAGGCCGGCGCGGCCGCCGAGCTGCCGCCCGAGGTGCAGATGCCGACCGGGCCGAAGGCCTCGTTCGTCCGTACCTCCCGGCTGCCGGACGGCACCCAGATCGGCCGCACCACCCTCACCGGCAAGAAGTCCGGCTTCACGGGTGACGTGTGGGTGTGGGTGCCCAAGGAGTACGACGACCCGAGGTACGCCAAGAGCGGCTTCCCGGTCCTGATCTCCCTGCCCGGCGGCCGCGGCTACCCCACCAACTACTGGGGTACGGGTCCCGGCCTCGGCCTCCAGAAGGCCGTGAGCGACGGTGCCAAGGCCGGCACCAGCCTGCCCTTCATCCTGATCATGCCGGTGCACAACGCCGACACGAAACACCACTTCGACGCCTCGGACATCCCCGGCCAGCCCAAGATGGGCACCTGGATGGTCGAAGACATCCCGGATTTCACGAAGGCCAATTTCCGCACCTTCACCTCCCGCGACGGCTGGGCCTTCATGGGCTCCTCCGCGGGCGGATTCGGCGCCTTCAAGCACGTCCTCAAGCACCCCGACCGGTTCAAGGCGGCCATCGCGAGCGGCGTCGACATCGTCCCCGACTCCCCGCTCTGGCAGGGGAACACGCAGGCCATGGACGCCGACAACCCGGAGAAGCTCGCCGCGAAGCTGATCGCGGCGGGCGGTCCGGACGTCTACATCAACTTCCAGATCGGCACCGCGGAGAGCGGCCGCGACAAGGCCGAGAAGTTCATGAACGACTTCGGGAAGGGCCCCGTGCACACCTCGCTGCAGGTGATCCAGGATGGTGAGCACAACGGAAAGTCGTACGTGCGCGGCATGAGGGAGGGCTCCCTGGAGTGGATCAGCAAGGTGATGAAGGGACCGACACCCGATCCCGGCGTGCGGTGA
- a CDS encoding alpha/beta hydrolase-fold protein — translation MHQYPQRPRPDEQPSYQEYPPQEQYQGHQDFPGYPGPPQQQHQAYGEQPAPAWTPEPKRSRRRIWISATVALALLLGGGGFAAWKLDWFSGNGEDVSFGKNTPPPAAAKADPSAPATAATPSGDPDVLMPAGPKSGFKQTTKLDDGTIIAKTRLAGAKSGFTGDVWVWAPKEYDDPKYAKSGFPVLISLPGGNGFPDNYWADRSLGLQKAISDGAKAGTSLPFVVIMPVLNPDAKYYYDGSDIPGQAKMGTWIAEDIPDFVKANFRTYKSRDGWAFMGSSSGAFVGMKTVLQYPDRFKAVIASGGEIVPDSPLWKGHQAEMDANNPEKLAQKLIDTKGPEVYINFQIGTKESGKERMTKFQQQYGKGPVKMTIRDIQNGEHNGWHYVRGMKEGSLEWVSKVLKGPKPEAG, via the coding sequence GTGCACCAGTACCCGCAGCGCCCGCGGCCTGATGAGCAGCCGTCGTACCAGGAGTATCCGCCCCAGGAGCAGTACCAGGGGCACCAGGACTTCCCCGGGTACCCGGGCCCGCCGCAGCAGCAGCACCAGGCCTACGGCGAGCAGCCCGCCCCGGCCTGGACCCCGGAGCCGAAGCGCTCCCGGCGCCGAATATGGATCAGCGCGACGGTCGCCCTCGCGCTCCTGCTCGGCGGCGGCGGGTTCGCCGCCTGGAAGCTCGACTGGTTCTCCGGCAACGGCGAGGACGTGAGCTTCGGGAAGAACACCCCGCCCCCGGCCGCGGCCAAGGCGGACCCCAGCGCCCCGGCGACCGCCGCCACACCCTCCGGCGACCCGGACGTGCTCATGCCGGCCGGCCCCAAGTCCGGCTTCAAGCAGACCACCAAGCTCGACGACGGCACGATCATCGCCAAGACCCGCCTCGCCGGCGCGAAGTCCGGCTTCACGGGTGACGTATGGGTGTGGGCGCCCAAGGAGTACGACGACCCCAAGTACGCCAAGAGCGGCTTCCCGGTCCTCATCTCGCTCCCCGGCGGCAACGGCTTCCCGGACAACTACTGGGCCGACCGCAGCCTCGGCCTCCAGAAGGCCATCAGCGACGGCGCCAAGGCCGGTACCAGCCTGCCGTTCGTCGTGATCATGCCGGTGCTCAACCCGGACGCCAAGTACTACTACGACGGCTCCGACATCCCCGGCCAGGCCAAGATGGGCACGTGGATCGCCGAGGACATCCCGGACTTCGTCAAGGCCAACTTCCGTACGTACAAGTCCCGTGACGGCTGGGCCTTCATGGGCTCCTCCTCCGGAGCCTTCGTCGGCATGAAGACCGTCCTTCAGTACCCGGACCGGTTCAAGGCCGTGATCGCCAGCGGCGGCGAGATCGTCCCGGACTCCCCGCTCTGGAAGGGCCACCAGGCCGAGATGGACGCGAACAACCCGGAGAAGCTCGCCCAGAAGCTGATCGACACCAAGGGTCCCGAGGTCTACATCAACTTCCAGATCGGCACCAAGGAGAGCGGGAAGGAGCGGATGACGAAGTTCCAGCAGCAGTACGGCAAGGGACCCGTCAAGATGACCATCCGCGACATCCAGAACGGTGAGCACAACGGCTGGCACTACGTCCGGGGCATGAAGGAAGGCTCCCTGGAGTGGGTCAGCAAGGTCCTGAAGGGGCCCAAGCCCGAAGCCGGCTGA
- a CDS encoding PadR family transcriptional regulator yields MTKKPTAAADQRRSQLLRGVLDLCLLSLIAERPRYGFEFAEALAEGGLDLVSDGSIYPLLARMERAGLISSYRAPSPSGGAPRKYYRPTEAGRAELTGGRADWQAFAGPVGRILGAGTRPTGEEAP; encoded by the coding sequence ATGACAAAGAAGCCGACCGCGGCCGCCGACCAACGGCGCAGTCAGCTCCTGCGCGGAGTGCTCGACCTCTGTCTGCTGTCGCTCATCGCCGAACGGCCCCGCTACGGATTCGAGTTCGCCGAGGCCCTCGCCGAAGGCGGGCTCGACCTCGTCAGTGACGGCAGCATCTATCCGCTGCTCGCACGGATGGAGCGGGCGGGGCTCATCTCCTCGTACCGTGCCCCGTCCCCCAGCGGCGGCGCCCCGCGCAAGTACTACCGACCGACCGAAGCCGGGCGCGCCGAGCTGACCGGGGGGCGGGCCGACTGGCAGGCCTTCGCCGGCCCCGTCGGCCGGATCCTGGGCGCCGGTACGCGACCCACGGGGGAAGAAGCGCCATGA
- a CDS encoding DEAD/DEAH box helicase, translated as MGRREREAVAGGERLYEAAQAVVGDHRQAVEAVREALKPIHDTAAEQALEAIPVARLKEVTEGRLRLGEVERSGLRSVGQVLDAGSYRLRQIPGVGQRTADQVIAAARQISDAVRETIAVHIDVDRPEPRTTALVMALHVLVEAGPDAQRALDAAAVLAQRLGPLLAEARPAAGRLRMLLAGQARRDRALGAVAEVRGLTEEAAQGAVPELLAQASVDLLRGPSTEVAAWVDFELRSAEYYSLLAEIAGRSPDAAAAEGFLPDEVAERVRRQQLDDTHRRVSLRGYQSFGARFALAQRKVILGDEMGLGKTIQAIAALSHLAAEGQSHFMVVCPASVLINWTREIEARSKLRVMCLHGPDRQEAFADWKGRGGVAVTTFDALRGFPTPGGGEIGMLVVDEAHYVKNPKTRRAQAVTEWSGRCDRVLFMTGTPMENRVSEFRSLVSILQPDLAAAVGDRDGVAGSKAFRKAVAPVYLRRNQQDVLTELPALQHTDEWEELSASDEAAYREAVRSGNFMAMRRAAYAHPEKSAKLNRLREIVEDAAENGLKVVVFSNFRDVLGVVKDSLEAAPGPGGGRVLGPLSGNVPPARRQQVVDEFAAAPGHAVLVAQIEAAGVGLNMQAASVVIICEPQVKPTIENQAVARAHRMGQVRPVRVHRLLAPRGVDERMVRILKNKTRLFDAYARRSAVAESTPDAVDVSDVAMARRIVEEEQARLGTVRGSS; from the coding sequence CGTGGCCCGGCTGAAGGAGGTCACCGAGGGCCGGCTGAGGCTCGGGGAGGTCGAGCGGAGCGGGCTGCGCTCGGTCGGGCAGGTGCTCGACGCCGGGTCGTACCGGCTGCGCCAGATCCCCGGTGTGGGGCAGCGGACCGCCGATCAGGTCATCGCGGCGGCACGCCAGATCTCCGACGCCGTCCGGGAGACCATCGCCGTGCACATCGACGTGGACCGGCCGGAGCCGCGGACCACCGCGCTCGTCATGGCCCTGCACGTACTGGTGGAGGCGGGCCCCGACGCGCAGCGCGCCCTCGACGCGGCCGCGGTGCTCGCGCAGCGGCTCGGCCCGCTGCTCGCCGAGGCCAGGCCGGCCGCCGGGCGGCTGCGGATGCTGCTGGCGGGGCAGGCCAGGCGGGACCGGGCGCTCGGAGCCGTCGCCGAGGTCCGCGGCCTGACCGAGGAAGCGGCGCAGGGCGCGGTGCCGGAGCTGCTCGCGCAGGCCTCGGTGGATCTGCTGCGCGGTCCCTCGACCGAGGTGGCGGCCTGGGTGGACTTCGAGCTGCGCTCCGCCGAGTACTACAGCCTCCTCGCGGAGATCGCCGGCCGCAGCCCCGACGCGGCCGCCGCCGAAGGGTTCCTGCCCGACGAGGTCGCCGAGCGGGTCCGCCGCCAGCAGCTCGACGACACGCACCGCAGGGTGTCGCTGCGCGGCTACCAGTCCTTCGGGGCGCGTTTCGCGCTGGCGCAGCGCAAGGTGATCCTCGGGGACGAGATGGGGCTCGGGAAGACCATCCAGGCCATCGCCGCCCTGTCCCACCTCGCTGCCGAAGGCCAGAGCCACTTCATGGTCGTCTGCCCGGCCAGCGTCCTGATCAACTGGACGCGTGAGATCGAGGCCCGCAGCAAGCTGCGCGTGATGTGCCTGCACGGCCCCGACCGGCAGGAGGCGTTCGCCGACTGGAAGGGCCGGGGCGGGGTCGCGGTGACCACCTTCGACGCCCTGCGCGGATTTCCCACGCCCGGGGGCGGCGAGATCGGGATGCTGGTCGTGGACGAGGCGCACTACGTGAAGAATCCCAAGACCCGGCGCGCGCAGGCCGTGACCGAGTGGTCCGGGCGCTGCGACCGCGTCCTGTTCATGACCGGGACACCCATGGAGAACCGGGTCTCCGAGTTCCGCAGCCTGGTGAGCATCCTCCAGCCCGATCTGGCCGCGGCCGTCGGTGACCGGGACGGCGTGGCCGGCTCCAAGGCCTTCCGGAAGGCCGTCGCCCCGGTCTATCTGCGCCGCAACCAGCAGGACGTCCTGACCGAACTGCCCGCGCTCCAGCACACGGACGAGTGGGAGGAGCTGAGCGCCTCCGACGAGGCCGCCTACCGCGAGGCCGTGCGCTCCGGCAACTTCATGGCGATGCGCAGGGCGGCGTACGCACACCCCGAGAAGTCGGCGAAGCTGAACCGGCTGCGCGAGATCGTCGAGGACGCCGCCGAGAACGGGCTGAAGGTGGTGGTGTTCTCCAACTTCAGGGACGTCCTGGGGGTGGTGAAGGACTCCCTGGAGGCCGCGCCGGGTCCCGGCGGCGGCCGGGTGCTCGGTCCGCTCTCGGGGAACGTACCGCCCGCCCGCCGCCAGCAGGTGGTGGACGAGTTCGCCGCCGCGCCGGGTCACGCGGTACTGGTGGCGCAGATCGAGGCGGCGGGGGTGGGGCTCAACATGCAGGCCGCCTCCGTCGTGATCATCTGTGAGCCCCAGGTCAAGCCGACCATCGAGAACCAGGCGGTGGCGCGGGCCCACCGGATGGGGCAGGTGCGTCCGGTCCGGGTGCACCGGCTGCTCGCCCCGCGCGGCGTGGACGAGCGGATGGTGCGGATCCTGAAGAACAAGACCCGCCTGTTCGACGCGTACGCGCGGCGCAGCGCCGTCGCCGAGTCCACACCGGACGCGGTCGACGTGTCGGACGTCGCGATGGCCCGGCGGATCGTCGAGGAGGAGCAGGCGCGGCTGGGAACGGTCCGCGGGTCTTCCTAG